The Neobacillus sp. PS3-34 genome has a window encoding:
- a CDS encoding MerR family transcriptional regulator produces the protein MGDNSYKEKKVISIGVVRELTGLSERQIRYYEERKLIFPERSAGGSRKYSFSDVEALMDIANKVEEGVQTFEIRQEMIRRKKKEDEQSIRKKMIQGQINAQFGFKKY, from the coding sequence ATGGGAGACAATTCTTATAAAGAAAAGAAGGTCATAAGTATTGGGGTAGTTAGAGAGCTTACCGGACTTTCCGAGCGTCAAATAAGATATTACGAGGAACGGAAGCTTATCTTTCCTGAGCGATCGGCAGGCGGAAGCCGAAAGTATTCCTTTTCAGACGTTGAAGCCTTAATGGATATTGCCAACAAAGTAGAAGAAGGAGTCCAGACCTTTGAAATAAGGCAGGAAATGATCCGCAGGAAGAAGAAAGAGGATGAGCAAAGTATCCGCAAGAAAATGATTCAAGGCCAAA